One window from the genome of Buchnera aphidicola (Neophyllaphis podocarpi) encodes:
- a CDS encoding exoribonuclease II, with amino-acid sequence MFQNNDVLIELKKKLNSRLPRVEGIVKSNEKGFGFLEIDHKKSYFIPPGKMNKIMHGDKIIAKLDYVNNREVAIPEKLIEPILTRFIGQVKKKEKKIFIIPDYPFFKKFIPCSIEDGINHKLKDYDWVVAHLIHHKLNNYCDFYAKITEFIISNNDYLVPWFVTLSKYNLQKYEPKIKIKKNLIDENCYRKDLTSLDFITIDNFNTQDIDDALFAKKVSEDIICLTVAIADPTSYFNSGSEIDLIAMDRSFTNYLPGFNIPMLPRYLSEDLCSLKPKVRRPVIACEIYIQSNGNIIKDKTKFFLAWIKSKLKLSYEIVANYITNKSNTYINSNIINQIELLNIVCNRRLKWRKKYALVFQNNPEYYFQIGEKYEVKNIIIEHRNIAHQIVEEAMIAANICAAHILSNKLKFGIYNTHIGFDSLNAENVIKILDKYSIKYEKGDFSKSLITTLKGFKILRNVLDKISNKYINNKIKKLQSFVEISLTPKPHFALGLESYATWTSPIRKYTDIINHRLIKSIINKEKINKPKKNILLKIIDSKRKNRLSERDVTDWLYTIFLQKIRFDKEIFIAEIVDIYRGGVRVRLLKFGAYAFIPAPFIHKIRNELICNKEDGTVKINNILIYSIGDEIKVKIIEIKTNTRSVIVKPI; translated from the coding sequence ATGTTTCAAAATAATGATGTACTTATAGAATTAAAAAAAAAATTAAATTCTAGGCTACCTCGTGTAGAAGGTATTGTTAAGAGCAATGAAAAAGGTTTTGGTTTTCTAGAAATAGATCATAAAAAGAGTTATTTTATTCCTCCCGGAAAAATGAATAAAATTATGCATGGAGATAAAATTATTGCTAAATTAGATTATGTTAATAACAGAGAAGTAGCAATACCTGAAAAATTAATTGAACCTATTTTAACTCGTTTTATAGGTCAAGTTAAGAAAAAAGAAAAAAAAATATTTATCATTCCTGATTATCCATTTTTTAAAAAATTTATACCTTGCTCAATAGAAGACGGGATAAATCATAAGTTAAAAGACTATGATTGGGTAGTTGCACACTTAATTCACCATAAATTAAATAATTATTGTGATTTTTATGCTAAAATAACTGAGTTTATTATTAGTAACAATGACTATTTAGTCCCTTGGTTTGTTACTTTATCTAAATATAATCTTCAAAAGTATGAACCTAAGATAAAAATTAAAAAAAATTTAATAGATGAAAATTGCTATAGAAAAGATTTAACTAGTTTAGATTTTATTACAATAGATAATTTTAATACTCAAGATATAGATGATGCTCTATTTGCAAAAAAAGTTTCTGAAGATATTATTTGTTTAACAGTGGCTATAGCTGATCCTACATCATATTTTAATTCTGGTAGTGAAATTGATTTAATTGCTATGGATCGAAGCTTTACAAATTATTTACCTGGTTTTAATATTCCTATGTTACCCAGATATTTATCTGAAGATTTATGCTCTTTAAAACCTAAGGTACGTAGACCAGTTATTGCCTGCGAAATTTATATTCAATCAAATGGAAATATAATTAAAGACAAAACAAAATTTTTTTTAGCATGGATTAAATCTAAGTTAAAATTGTCTTATGAAATTGTTGCAAATTATATAACAAATAAATCTAATACTTACATAAATAGTAATATTATAAATCAAATTGAACTATTAAATATAGTCTGTAATAGACGTTTAAAATGGAGAAAAAAATATGCTTTAGTTTTTCAAAATAATCCTGAATATTATTTTCAAATAGGAGAAAAATATGAAGTTAAAAATATTATTATAGAACATAGAAATATAGCTCACCAAATAGTTGAAGAAGCAATGATTGCCGCTAATATATGTGCAGCACATATTTTATCAAATAAATTAAAATTTGGAATATATAATACTCATATTGGTTTTGATTCACTAAATGCTGAAAATGTAATAAAAATTTTAGATAAATATTCTATTAAATACGAAAAAGGTGATTTTTCAAAATCTTTAATTACTACATTAAAAGGTTTTAAGATTTTAAGAAATGTTTTAGATAAAATATCTAATAAATATATAAACAATAAAATCAAAAAATTACAATCGTTTGTTGAAATAAGCTTAACACCCAAACCTCATTTTGCTTTGGGATTAGAATCCTATGCAACATGGACATCTCCAATTCGTAAATATACAGATATAATAAATCACAGATTAATAAAATCTATAATAAATAAAGAAAAAATTAATAAACCAAAAAAAAATATTTTATTAAAAATAATTGATTCTAAAAGAAAAAATAGATTATCTGAAAGAGATGTTACAGACTGGTTATATACAATTTTTCTTCAAAAAATAAGATTTGATAAAGAAATTTTTATTGCAGAAATTGTTGATATATATAGAGGAGGTGTAAGAGTTAGGTTATTAAAATTTGGTGCATATGCTTTTATACCAGCACCTTTTATTCATAAAATAAGAAATGAATTAATTTGTAATAAAGAAGATGGTACTGTTAAAATAAATAATATTTTGATTTATAGTATAGGAGATGAGATAAAAGTTAAAATAATAGAGATAAAAACAAATACTCGTAGTGTTATAGTTAAACCTATATAA
- a CDS encoding YchE family NAAT transporter — MDLSAFNFSEYFKFFIGLFVLVNPIGIMPIFISMTSRQKSKDRNKTNLIANLSSAIIMFISLLFGNFILNIFGISINSFRISGGILVSIVAMSMITGKINKKDKNTKNLEDISVIPLAMPLISGPGVISSIIIFSTHHYNILGLLFSSFIIVLFSVLCFLFFLLAPSIVKILGKTGINILTRIMGLLLMSLSIEFIINGIKSSFTLL, encoded by the coding sequence ATGGATCTATCAGCTTTTAATTTTTCTGAATATTTTAAATTCTTTATAGGATTATTCGTTTTAGTTAATCCTATAGGTATTATGCCTATATTCATTAGTATGACTAGCCGACAAAAATCTAAAGATAGAAATAAAACTAATCTAATAGCAAATTTGTCATCAGCTATTATTATGTTTATATCTTTATTATTTGGTAATTTCATATTAAATATTTTTGGTATTTCTATTAATTCTTTTCGTATTTCAGGAGGTATTTTAGTATCAATTGTAGCTATGTCAATGATTACAGGTAAAATTAATAAAAAAGATAAAAATACTAAAAATTTAGAAGATATTTCTGTAATACCTCTAGCTATGCCTTTAATTTCAGGTCCTGGAGTAATTAGTTCTATAATAATTTTTAGTACACATCATTATAACATATTGGGTTTATTATTTAGTAGTTTTATAATAGTATTATTTTCTGTTTTATGTTTTTTATTTTTTTTGCTGGCTCCTAGTATAGTAAAAATTTTAGGTAAAACTGGAATTAATATCTTAACTAGAATTATGGGATTATTATTAATGTCTTTAAGTATTGAATTTATTATCAATGGAATTAAGTCATCTTTTACTTTATTATAA
- the lipB gene encoding lipoyl(octanoyl) transferase LipB encodes MKNKIVIVRDWKLSYWSLLSDSMYIFTKKRNSKTFDEIWLAEHYPVFTIGKSGNKNDIFHKSSIPIMYSNRGGKVTYHGPGQLLVYFLFNLKRLNISIKQLVYLIELSIIKTLDYFNIKSKIKNNHPGVFVNEYKICFLGLKIIQGCSLHGISLNINMDLKPFSYIIPCGNKNIRVTQMTNFISPINNLLIKKILLRKICKLFLFNKIIFSSPNLY; translated from the coding sequence TTGAAAAATAAAATTGTGATTGTTAGAGATTGGAAATTAAGTTATTGGAGTTTACTTTCTGATTCAATGTACATTTTCACTAAAAAAAGAAATTCTAAAACTTTTGACGAAATATGGTTAGCTGAACATTATCCTGTTTTTACTATAGGAAAATCTGGAAATAAAAATGATATTTTTCATAAAAGTTCAATTCCTATTATGTATAGTAATAGAGGAGGTAAAGTAACTTATCATGGACCAGGTCAATTGTTGGTATATTTTTTATTTAATTTAAAACGTCTAAATATATCTATCAAGCAATTAGTTTATTTAATTGAATTATCAATTATAAAAACATTAGACTATTTTAATATAAAATCAAAAATCAAAAATAATCATCCTGGTGTTTTTGTAAATGAATATAAAATATGTTTTTTAGGTTTAAAAATTATACAAGGTTGTTCGTTACATGGTATATCATTAAATATAAATATGGACTTAAAACCTTTTAGCTATATAATTCCATGCGGAAATAAAAACATCAGAGTAACTCAAATGACTAATTTTATATCTCCAATAAATAATTTATTAATAAAAAAAATTTTATTACGTAAAATATGTAAACTATTTTTATTTAATAAAATTATATTTAGTTCGCCTAATCTATACTAA
- the lipA gene encoding lipoyl synthase translates to MKHNLKFKYIKKNLISNNNINYSYKKSLSKPSWIKIKLPSDFSTMHKIEKYMKEYNINSVCKEALCPNITECFNNGTATFMILGKLCTRICTFCAVKHGKPLLPNHKEPDNIANIVNLMNLKYVVITSVTRDDLKDRGVNQFTKCIKKIRNLKKNIKIEILVPDFHGCVNYAIEVIRQEPPDVFNHNLENVPRLYKQIRPHANYKNSLNLLKKFKKFNPHVITKSGLMLGLGETLDEIINVMYDLRSHGVSMITLGQYLQPSKFHLPVYRYLLPEEFNLLYNKAKSLGFTNAFCGPFVRSSYNADLQHKN, encoded by the coding sequence ATGAAACATAATTTAAAATTTAAATATATAAAAAAAAATCTTATTTCTAATAATAATATTAATTATTCTTATAAAAAATCATTAAGTAAACCTAGTTGGATTAAAATAAAATTACCATCAGATTTTAGTACAATGCATAAAATAGAAAAATATATGAAAGAATATAATATTAATTCTGTTTGCAAAGAAGCTTTATGTCCTAATATCACAGAATGTTTTAATAATGGTACTGCTACTTTTATGATATTAGGTAAATTGTGTACTAGAATTTGTACTTTTTGTGCTGTAAAACATGGAAAACCATTACTACCTAATCATAAAGAACCTGATAATATAGCTAATATAGTTAATTTAATGAATTTAAAATATGTTGTTATTACTTCTGTGACAAGAGACGATCTTAAAGATAGAGGAGTTAATCAGTTTACTAAATGTATTAAAAAGATTAGAAATTTAAAAAAAAATATTAAAATAGAAATCTTAGTTCCAGATTTTCATGGTTGTGTAAATTATGCAATAGAAGTCATTAGACAAGAACCGCCAGATGTTTTTAATCATAATTTAGAAAATGTACCTCGTCTTTATAAGCAAATAAGACCACATGCAAATTATAAAAATTCACTAAATTTATTAAAAAAATTTAAAAAATTTAATCCACATGTCATTACAAAATCTGGTTTAATGTTGGGTCTAGGAGAAACATTAGATGAAATTATTAATGTGATGTATGATTTAAGATCTCATGGTGTTTCTATGATTACTCTAGGTCAATATTTACAACCTAGTAAATTTCATTTGCCTGTATACAGATATTTGTTACCTGAAGAATTTAATCTATTATATAATAAAGCTAAATCTCTCGGATTTACTAATGCTTTTTGTGGTCCTTTTGTTAGATCTTCATATAATGCAGATTTACAACATAAAAATTAA
- the pyrF gene encoding orotidine-5'-phosphate decarboxylase, protein MLKSKKKNRTKLILALDYKNLSSALYILNNVNPQDCKIKIGLEMFIRFGPKFVQKVQNLGFDVFLDLKFFDIPNTVAKAVKSSADLGVWMISLHAIGGEIMLQAAKNAIEIFKKDSPILIAVTILTSFNDKSLSNLNFNNSIRSYVLNLSRIAKNCGMDGIVCPGTEVLNIKKNVGLDLKLITPGIRTPNYTKDDQKQTITLKQAKEYGINYIVIGRPITASTNPLTILRKILKKL, encoded by the coding sequence TTGTTAAAATCAAAGAAAAAAAATAGAACTAAATTAATACTTGCTTTAGATTATAAAAATCTTAGTTCTGCATTATATATTTTGAATAATGTAAATCCACAAGATTGTAAAATAAAAATAGGATTAGAAATGTTTATAAGATTTGGTCCTAAATTTGTACAAAAAGTACAAAATTTAGGATTTGATGTTTTTTTGGATTTAAAATTTTTTGATATACCAAATACTGTTGCAAAAGCGGTTAAGTCGTCTGCTGATTTAGGAGTATGGATGATTAGTTTACATGCTATAGGAGGAGAGATCATGTTACAAGCAGCAAAAAATGCAATAGAAATTTTCAAAAAAGATTCTCCTATTTTAATTGCTGTTACTATTTTAACAAGTTTTAATGATAAAAGTCTTTCTAATTTAAATTTCAATAATTCAATCAGATCTTATGTGCTAAATTTATCTAGAATTGCAAAAAATTGTGGGATGGATGGAATTGTATGTCCTGGAACAGAAGTTTTAAACATCAAAAAAAATGTAGGATTAGATTTAAAATTAATTACTCCTGGTATTAGAACACCTAATTATACAAAAGATGATCAAAAACAAACTATAACTTTAAAACAAGCAAAAGAATATGGTATTAATTACATAGTTATTGGTCGACCAATTACTGCATCTACAAATCCCTTAACAATACTAAGAAAAATTTTAAAAAAATTATAA
- a CDS encoding LapA family protein, which yields MKNLLVILFILFIIVICSVIFAYNNQIITLNLVFYKIKYNLSKLIILTFVIGFIIGFLITYLFAILKKIF from the coding sequence ATGAAAAATTTATTAGTAATTTTATTTATTTTATTTATTATTGTAATATGTAGTGTTATATTTGCATACAATAATCAGATTATTACTTTAAATTTAGTGTTTTATAAAATAAAATATAATTTATCTAAATTAATCATCTTAACATTTGTAATAGGATTTATAATAGGCTTTTTAATCACATATTTATTTGCTATTCTTAAAAAGATATTTTAA
- the ribA gene encoding GTP cyclohydrolase II, with amino-acid sequence MQIKKISEAILPTIWGDFTMIGFEEKSNGKNHIALIYGDFINNTSILTRIHSECLTGDALFSLRCDCGFQLKTSLEMISSIGTGILIYHRQEGRNIGLINKIKAYNLQDKGLDTVEANHKLGFKTDERDFTICSDILEILNVKKVRLLTNNPKKLNSLKKSGINIIERVPLIVGRNNKNSKYLDTKENKMGHILS; translated from the coding sequence ATGCAAATCAAAAAAATATCAGAAGCAATACTGCCTACTATTTGGGGTGATTTTACCATGATTGGTTTTGAGGAAAAATCAAATGGAAAAAATCATATTGCTCTTATCTATGGTGATTTTATTAATAATACATCTATATTAACTCGTATACATTCAGAATGTTTAACAGGAGATGCATTATTTAGTTTAAGATGTGACTGCGGATTTCAATTAAAAACATCATTAGAAATGATATCTAGTATAGGTACAGGTATATTAATTTATCATCGTCAGGAAGGCAGGAATATTGGTTTAATTAATAAAATTAAAGCTTATAATTTACAAGATAAAGGTTTAGATACTGTTGAAGCAAATCATAAATTAGGATTTAAGACAGACGAGAGAGATTTTACAATTTGTTCTGACATATTAGAAATATTAAATGTGAAAAAAGTTAGATTATTAACTAATAATCCAAAAAAATTAAATTCGCTTAAAAAATCAGGAATAAATATAATAGAAAGAGTTCCTTTGATAGTAGGAAGAAATAATAAAAACTCTAAGTATTTAGATACCAAAGAAAATAAAATGGGTCATATATTATCATAG
- the cls gene encoding cardiolipin synthase: MSILYKIINWVIFLGYWIFITFIIIKILNKRRTIPYSLSWILIIYFLPLFGIITWVFFGELYSDKKKDKIASIILPQTTNWFNSLKINKSFFNIKNSDVASSVFKLCKNRQCLSGIKCNKLELLTSTKKIIKIIIQDINLAKYNIEMVFYIWKPGGIVDEVAMALIKSSKRGILCRIILDSAGSIEFFKSPWVKIMRNSGIQIVEAMKVNLFRIFLRRVDLRQHRKIILIDNYIAYTGSMNLIDPLFFKQSLGIGQWVDIMARMEGPIAATIGIVYSFDWEIETGKRILPIFNVNYKKNNFKNKNVIQVIASGLGFPENMIHQVLLTVFYSAKKRLIITTPYLVPSDDLLHAICTASHRGVKVTIIIPKNNDSLLVHWASKAFFTELLESGVKIYQFKKGLLHTKSILVDNQLSVIGTVNLDMRSIWLNFEITLIIDDKLFSKNLYCIQKEYINNSILINKKLWNTRSIWKKIIEKIFYFFSPLL; the protein is encoded by the coding sequence ATGTCTATTTTATACAAAATAATCAATTGGGTAATATTTTTAGGATATTGGATATTTATAACTTTTATTATAATAAAAATATTAAATAAACGTAGAACTATTCCTTACTCTTTATCTTGGATTTTAATTATTTATTTTTTACCTTTATTTGGTATAATAACATGGGTATTTTTTGGTGAATTATATTCAGATAAGAAAAAAGATAAAATAGCAAGTATAATTTTGCCTCAAACTACTAATTGGTTTAATAGCTTAAAAATAAATAAATCATTCTTTAATATAAAAAATAGTGATGTAGCAAGTTCAGTATTCAAATTATGCAAAAATAGACAATGTTTATCTGGTATAAAATGTAATAAATTAGAATTATTAACCAGTACTAAAAAAATCATAAAAATAATAATACAAGATATTAATCTAGCAAAATATAATATAGAAATGGTGTTTTATATTTGGAAACCAGGAGGTATAGTAGATGAAGTAGCTATGGCTTTAATTAAATCATCTAAAAGAGGAATATTATGTAGAATTATATTAGATTCAGCTGGTAGTATAGAATTTTTCAAAAGTCCTTGGGTAAAAATAATGAGAAATTCTGGCATTCAAATAGTTGAAGCTATGAAAGTAAATTTATTTAGAATTTTTCTACGTCGCGTTGATTTAAGACAACATAGAAAAATAATATTAATAGATAATTATATAGCTTATACCGGTAGTATGAACTTGATTGATCCTTTATTTTTCAAACAATCATTAGGTATAGGTCAATGGGTTGATATAATGGCAAGGATGGAAGGACCTATAGCTGCTACCATAGGTATAGTATATTCATTTGACTGGGAAATAGAAACAGGTAAAAGAATTTTACCAATATTTAATGTAAATTATAAAAAAAATAATTTTAAAAATAAAAATGTTATTCAGGTAATAGCATCAGGATTGGGTTTTCCTGAAAATATGATACATCAAGTTCTATTGACAGTTTTTTATTCAGCAAAAAAAAGATTAATTATAACAACTCCTTACTTAGTTCCTAGTGATGATTTATTACATGCAATATGCACTGCTTCTCATAGAGGAGTAAAAGTTACTATTATCATTCCAAAAAACAATGATTCTTTATTAGTTCATTGGGCTAGCAAAGCTTTTTTTACAGAATTACTTGAATCAGGTGTGAAAATTTATCAGTTTAAAAAAGGATTATTACATACTAAAAGTATTTTAGTAGATAATCAATTAAGTGTAATAGGAACTGTAAATTTAGATATGAGAAGTATTTGGTTAAATTTTGAAATTACTTTAATTATTGACGATAAACTATTTAGTAAAAATCTATACTGTATACAAAAAGAATATATAAATAATTCTATTTTAATAAATAAAAAACTATGGAATACGCGTTCTATTTGGAAAAAAATAATAGAAAAAATATTTTATTTTTTTAGTCCTTTATTGTAA
- the yciA gene encoding acyl-CoA thioester hydrolase YciA codes for MKIKYRIPTDHIVLRNLTMPKNINANGNIFGGWIISQIDIGGAILAKEISGGKVTTVCMKNVTFIEPILSGDLLDCYGRCIKIGNTSITINIQIWIKKLCSKPFGKYYCATKAQVVYVAIDRYGNKRNLLPMSII; via the coding sequence ATAAAAATAAAATATAGAATACCTACAGATCATATAGTATTAAGAAATCTTACAATGCCTAAGAATATTAATGCTAATGGAAATATATTTGGAGGATGGATTATATCACAAATAGACATAGGCGGAGCCATATTAGCTAAAGAAATTTCTGGAGGAAAAGTTACTACTGTTTGTATGAAAAATGTAACATTTATAGAACCTATATTATCTGGAGATTTATTAGATTGTTATGGGAGATGTATAAAGATAGGTAATACTTCTATTACTATTAATATTCAAATTTGGATAAAAAAATTATGCTCAAAACCATTTGGAAAATATTATTGTGCTACTAAAGCACAAGTTGTATATGTTGCTATAGATAGATATGGAAATAAAAGAAACTTACTACCTATGAGTATTATATAA
- the trpA gene encoding tryptophan synthase subunit alpha, translating to MDRYKKLFKKLNYKKEGCFVPFLIIGDPSYETSLKIIISLIKSGADALELGIPFSDPIADGVAIQNANLRAFKSEFNIHKCFKLISNIRNIYPNIPIGLLVYANIIFNAGINNFYSKCSYIGIDSVLIADVPIEEISEFYDKSIINNVSQIFICPPNAKKEFIIKLSKYCKKGYIYLISRLGVTGIDKEINKKILKNTILNLKKYCNKLPILQGFGISKISQINLSLSQGISGVICGSIFAKIIEENYNNKRNLIKKIEETTSYFKNATIFSKNKMLKN from the coding sequence ATGGATCGTTATAAAAAATTATTTAAAAAATTAAATTATAAAAAAGAAGGATGTTTTGTACCTTTTTTGATAATAGGTGATCCTTCTTATGAAACTTCGTTGAAAATTATTATTTCTTTAATTAAATCTGGAGCTGATGCATTAGAGTTAGGAATACCATTTTCTGATCCTATAGCTGATGGAGTAGCGATTCAAAATGCTAATTTACGTGCTTTTAAATCCGAATTTAATATACATAAATGTTTTAAACTAATATCTAATATAAGAAACATCTATCCAAATATACCAATAGGATTATTAGTATATGCAAATATTATATTTAATGCAGGAATCAATAATTTTTATTCTAAATGTTCGTATATTGGTATTGATTCTGTGTTAATAGCAGACGTTCCTATAGAAGAAATCAGTGAATTCTATGATAAATCTATTATAAATAATGTTTCACAAATTTTTATTTGCCCTCCTAATGCTAAAAAAGAATTTATAATAAAGTTATCTAAATATTGTAAAAAAGGATACATTTATTTAATATCTCGCCTTGGAGTTACAGGTATAGATAAAGAGATAAATAAAAAAATTTTAAAAAATACTATTTTAAATTTAAAAAAATATTGTAACAAATTACCTATATTACAAGGTTTTGGAATATCAAAAATATCACAAATAAATTTATCGTTGAGTCAGGGTATTTCTGGTGTTATCTGCGGTTCTATTTTTGCAAAAATTATAGAAGAAAATTATAATAATAAAAGAAATTTAATAAAAAAAATAGAAGAAACTACATCATACTTTAAAAATGCTACTATTTTTAGCAAAAATAAAATGTTAAAAAATTAA
- the trpB gene encoding tryptophan synthase subunit beta, protein MNLLNPYFGKFGGMYVPQILVPALYQLEKCFVEAIQDYKFILEFKKLLKNYAGRPTPLTLCRNLTNNTKTKLYLKREDLLHGGAHKTNQVLGQALLAIRMNKKEIIAETGAGQHGVATAIASSLLGLKCRIYMGEKDIKRQSINVFRMELMGAKVISVKTGSKTLKDACNEALRDWSESYQNSHYMLGTAAGPHPYPTIVEEFQKIIGKETKKQILTLEGKLPDKIIACIGGGSNAIGIFSDFINDKEVELIGVEPAGKGINTEKHGSPLQYGKLGIFFGMKSLIMQDDEGQIKKSWSISAGLDFPSVGPKHAWLKSIKRAKYYSINDLEAIDAFKILAKKEGIIPALESSHAIAYAINLIKNNPNKKQLIVVNLSGRGDKDISTIYENKK, encoded by the coding sequence ATGAATTTACTCAATCCTTATTTTGGTAAATTTGGCGGAATGTATGTTCCTCAAATTCTAGTTCCAGCTTTATATCAACTAGAAAAATGTTTTGTTGAAGCTATACAAGATTATAAATTTATTTTAGAATTCAAAAAATTATTAAAAAACTACGCAGGAAGACCAACTCCTCTTACTTTATGTCGTAATTTAACTAATAATACTAAAACAAAACTTTATTTAAAAAGAGAAGATTTATTGCATGGAGGAGCTCACAAAACAAATCAAGTATTAGGACAAGCTTTATTAGCTATAAGAATGAATAAAAAAGAAATAATAGCTGAAACTGGCGCAGGACAACATGGAGTAGCAACAGCTATAGCTAGCTCTTTATTAGGATTAAAATGTAGAATTTACATGGGAGAAAAAGATATTAAAAGACAGTCAATTAATGTTTTTAGAATGGAATTAATGGGAGCTAAAGTTATTTCTGTAAAGACAGGTTCTAAAACATTGAAAGATGCTTGTAATGAAGCATTAAGAGATTGGTCTGAAAGTTATCAAAATTCTCATTATATGCTAGGTACAGCTGCAGGTCCTCATCCATATCCTACTATAGTAGAAGAGTTTCAAAAAATTATAGGAAAAGAAACAAAAAAACAAATTCTGACTTTAGAAGGAAAATTACCTGATAAAATCATAGCTTGTATAGGAGGAGGATCAAATGCAATAGGTATATTTTCTGATTTTATAAATGATAAAGAAGTAGAATTAATAGGGGTAGAACCTGCCGGTAAAGGTATTAATACAGAAAAACATGGATCTCCATTACAATATGGAAAATTAGGTATTTTTTTTGGTATGAAATCATTAATAATGCAAGATGATGAAGGTCAAATTAAAAAATCATGGTCTATATCAGCCGGACTAGATTTTCCATCTGTAGGACCTAAACATGCATGGTTAAAATCTATTAAAAGAGCAAAATACTATTCAATAAATGACTTAGAAGCTATTGATGCTTTTAAAATATTAGCTAAAAAAGAAGGAATAATTCCTGCATTGGAATCATCTCATGCTATAGCATATGCTATTAACTTGATTAAAAATAATCCTAATAAAAAACAATTAATAGTAGTAAACTTATCGGGTAGAGGAGATAAAGATATTTCAACTATTTATGAAAATAAAAAATAA